A genomic window from Streptomyces sp. WMMC940 includes:
- the dtd gene encoding D-aminoacyl-tRNA deacylase: MRAVVQRVDGASVVVAGETVGEIVGEGLCVLVGVTHQDTPEKAAQLARKLWSVRILEGEKSCSDVNAPLLVISQFTLYGDARKGRRPTWNAAAPGEIAEPLVDEVVARLRELGARVETGRFGARMRVSLTNDGPFTVLLEV; this comes from the coding sequence ATGCGTGCAGTGGTGCAGAGGGTCGACGGCGCGAGCGTCGTGGTGGCCGGTGAGACCGTGGGAGAGATCGTCGGCGAGGGGCTGTGCGTCCTGGTGGGGGTGACCCACCAGGACACGCCCGAGAAGGCGGCGCAACTCGCCCGGAAGCTCTGGTCGGTGCGGATCCTCGAAGGCGAGAAGTCCTGCTCGGACGTGAACGCCCCCTTGCTGGTGATCTCCCAGTTCACCCTCTACGGGGACGCCCGGAAGGGCCGCCGCCCCACCTGGAACGCCGCCGCACCCGGCGAGATCGCCGAGCCGCTCGTGGACGAGGTGGTGGCGCGGCTGCGGGAGCTGGGCGCACGGGTGGAGACGGGCCGGTTCGGGGCGCGGATGAGGGTCTCGCTCACCAACGACGGACCGTTCACGGTGCTGCTGGAGGTGTAG
- a CDS encoding RsiG family protein — MSTPGAGQSPGPVQMTRGACSGAGTARPPAQRTGESCPDSGVRDLAVLRLPELRALRKESQRDEADLSYVRRLLQGRIDILRAELSRRSAPPSPLHPAAASGPDGSGPDAAVVDRLSRILADPPSRRGSSARHVTLSVPRGEEYRLLAAEMLSEVELSDLEARTDDELRAAMGRLADYEQEVSGQRQQLQRTADDCSAEIARRYREGEAQVDDLLT; from the coding sequence ATGAGCACACCTGGCGCCGGGCAGTCGCCCGGTCCCGTACAGATGACCCGCGGTGCCTGCTCGGGGGCCGGCACCGCCCGCCCGCCCGCGCAGCGCACCGGAGAGAGCTGTCCCGACTCCGGCGTGCGCGATCTCGCTGTCCTGCGGCTGCCGGAGCTGCGGGCCCTGCGCAAGGAGTCCCAGCGGGACGAGGCCGATCTGAGCTATGTACGACGGCTGCTGCAGGGCCGGATCGACATCCTGCGCGCGGAGCTGTCCCGGCGTTCGGCGCCGCCGTCGCCGCTGCATCCCGCCGCGGCGTCCGGTCCGGACGGGTCCGGTCCGGACGCCGCGGTGGTCGACCGGCTCTCGCGGATCCTCGCCGACCCGCCGTCGCGGCGCGGCAGTTCGGCCCGACACGTCACCCTGTCCGTGCCGCGCGGCGAGGAGTACCGGCTGCTGGCCGCGGAGATGCTCTCCGAGGTCGAGCTGTCCGACCTGGAGGCGCGCACGGACGACGAACTGCGCGCGGCGATGGGGCGGCTCGCGGACTACGAACAGGAAGTCTCCGGACAGCGGCAGCAGTTGCAGCGCACCGCGGACGACTGCAGCGCGGAGATCGCCCGCAGGTACCGTGAGGGCGAAGCGCAGGTGGACGACCTGCTCACCTGA
- a CDS encoding GNAT family N-acetyltransferase → MSPDVRPVTEPEIADWLRACRTGFLQPPVVSEELAADRLPHFDLPRVQGAFEAGRCVATYRSYTQQLTVPGGAAVPANAISNVTVSPTHRRRGLLTRMITVDLAAAKERGEIVSTLIAAEFPIYGRYGFGPAAWFTEWSVDVARTGLDPRWSGPGDGGRIDLADGEEVRKFGPELYDRFRPGRAGATDRDERWWQVNTGAAQVGPEPWKEPFYAVYRSAAGEVEGLVVYRAEDSGWSDAGQPDTVLEVEKLIAVSPAAERALWHFVCSVDWVTTVRTGRRAPDDLLPLLLPDPRAARTVTCADFLWVRVLDVARALEARTYDTPGTLVLDVHDPLGLAGGRFRLEVAPGGAARCSPTGLPADLSMDLGALGSLYLGDESVLRLMALGRVTEVRADVAALADAVFRARRRAWCPDMF, encoded by the coding sequence ATGAGCCCAGATGTGCGCCCCGTCACCGAGCCCGAGATCGCCGACTGGCTGCGCGCCTGCAGGACCGGTTTCCTGCAGCCCCCGGTGGTGAGCGAGGAACTGGCCGCCGACCGGCTGCCGCACTTCGATCTGCCGCGGGTGCAGGGTGCCTTCGAGGCGGGCCGCTGTGTCGCGACGTACCGTTCCTACACCCAGCAGCTCACGGTCCCGGGCGGCGCCGCCGTGCCGGCGAACGCCATCTCGAACGTCACGGTCTCGCCGACGCACCGTCGGCGCGGCCTGCTCACCAGGATGATCACGGTGGATCTCGCGGCCGCGAAGGAGCGTGGCGAGATCGTGTCGACGCTGATCGCGGCCGAGTTCCCGATCTACGGTCGGTACGGCTTCGGTCCCGCGGCCTGGTTCACGGAGTGGAGCGTCGACGTGGCGCGCACCGGGCTCGACCCGCGCTGGTCGGGCCCCGGGGACGGCGGCCGGATCGATCTGGCCGACGGCGAGGAGGTCCGCAAGTTCGGCCCCGAACTGTACGACCGCTTCCGTCCCGGCCGGGCCGGGGCGACCGACCGCGACGAGCGCTGGTGGCAGGTCAACACGGGCGCGGCCCAGGTGGGGCCGGAGCCCTGGAAGGAGCCGTTCTACGCGGTGTACCGCTCGGCGGCCGGTGAGGTGGAGGGCTTGGTGGTCTACCGGGCCGAGGACTCCGGCTGGTCCGACGCCGGGCAGCCGGACACGGTGCTGGAGGTCGAGAAGCTGATCGCCGTGTCACCCGCCGCCGAGCGGGCCCTGTGGCACTTCGTGTGCTCGGTGGACTGGGTCACCACGGTGAGGACGGGACGACGGGCGCCGGACGATCTGCTTCCGTTGCTGCTGCCCGATCCGCGCGCCGCCCGGACCGTCACCTGCGCGGACTTCCTGTGGGTGCGGGTGCTGGACGTCGCACGGGCGCTGGAGGCGCGTACGTACGACACCCCCGGCACGCTGGTGCTGGACGTGCACGACCCGCTGGGCCTGGCCGGCGGCCGGTTCCGGCTGGAGGTGGCGCCCGGAGGCGCGGCGCGGTGTTCGCCGACCGGGCTGCCGGCCGATCTCTCCATGGACCTGGGGGCGTTGGGGTCGCTGTACCTGGGGGACGAGTCGGTGCTGCGGCTGATGGCGCTGGGTCGGGTGACGGAGGTGCGCGCGGACGTGGCGGCCCTGGCGGACGCGGTGTTCCGGGCACGGCGGCGGGCCTGGTGCCCGGACATGTTCTGA
- a CDS encoding winged helix-turn-helix domain-containing protein, which yields MNHENDTVNGRKPTHHDIADVLRGRIDSGALRPGDHMPTQSQLVQEFGVERGIVRQALRLLQEDGLLTHVTRGAPARIAERPDDAGDGEDVRPQPTMVALAPQLAKAFSVPEVRIDALCLTAETLMLALAEPLRLIHEGRIRPESVEVRLLLPDRNIHLAFPTSVADTDEDDLVHQRWLAQRNAQGMVLRHNLQALRVSHGIDVTVAFRALPFTPPVKLYVLNGTEALFAYYTVTRREEEIEATTVEMFDTLGTQSLLFPFDVGNGPRDTAFVEQSSKWFDALWNTIAMNLTLSS from the coding sequence GTGAACCACGAGAACGACACGGTGAACGGAAGAAAGCCGACACATCACGACATCGCCGATGTGTTGCGCGGCCGGATCGACAGCGGTGCGCTCCGGCCCGGTGATCACATGCCCACGCAGTCCCAGCTCGTCCAGGAGTTCGGCGTGGAGCGCGGCATCGTACGGCAGGCCCTCAGGCTCCTCCAGGAGGACGGTCTCCTCACCCATGTCACCCGGGGCGCCCCGGCGCGGATCGCCGAGCGCCCGGACGACGCGGGCGACGGCGAGGACGTCCGGCCCCAGCCCACGATGGTCGCCCTGGCGCCGCAGCTGGCGAAGGCGTTCTCGGTGCCGGAGGTGCGCATAGACGCCCTGTGCCTCACGGCCGAGACGCTCATGCTGGCCCTGGCGGAACCGCTGCGGCTGATCCACGAGGGGCGGATCCGGCCCGAGTCGGTCGAGGTGCGGCTGCTGCTGCCCGACCGCAACATCCACCTCGCCTTCCCGACGTCCGTCGCCGACACGGACGAGGACGACCTGGTCCACCAGCGCTGGCTCGCGCAGCGCAACGCCCAGGGCATGGTGCTGCGCCACAACCTCCAGGCGCTGCGCGTCTCCCACGGCATCGACGTCACGGTCGCCTTCCGCGCGCTGCCGTTCACCCCGCCGGTGAAGCTCTACGTGCTCAACGGCACCGAGGCCCTCTTCGCGTACTACACCGTGACCAGGCGGGAGGAGGAGATCGAGGCGACCACCGTGGAGATGTTCGACACTCTCGGCACGCAGTCCCTCCTCTTCCCGTTCGACGTCGGGAACGGGCCCCGGGACACCGCTTTCGTGGAACAGTCGAGCAAGTGGTTCGACGCACTCTGGAACACCATCGCCATGAACCTGACACTCTCTTCGTGA
- a CDS encoding HAD family hydrolase, with translation MTDAALDEQAAHVAETIEDLIKGADHVLFDFDGPICRLFARHPAAGVAESLVGWLDRHGGEVRLTDVQRAAQDPHDVLRAVGRLHPGSDVVEGLERELTRQELLATRSAWPTAYADPLIRTWSAVASGLAVATNNSPRAAEEYLTVRGLSECFAPHIHGRAPDLDLLKPDPDCVLRALDSLGATPAGTLMIGDTPSDLLAARAAGVSFLGYAQGAGRAERLRAAGAAVIVDSLEPLLAIVRRRRAP, from the coding sequence ATGACTGATGCGGCACTCGACGAACAGGCGGCGCACGTGGCGGAGACCATCGAGGATCTGATCAAAGGGGCCGACCACGTCCTCTTCGACTTCGACGGCCCCATCTGCCGCCTCTTCGCCCGACACCCCGCCGCAGGCGTCGCGGAGAGCCTGGTCGGCTGGCTGGACCGGCACGGCGGCGAGGTGCGGCTCACGGACGTGCAGCGGGCCGCCCAGGACCCGCACGACGTACTGCGGGCGGTGGGCCGGCTGCACCCGGGCAGCGACGTGGTCGAGGGGCTGGAGCGGGAGCTCACCCGCCAGGAACTGCTCGCCACCCGGAGCGCCTGGCCGACCGCCTACGCGGACCCCCTGATCCGCACGTGGAGCGCGGTCGCGTCCGGACTGGCCGTCGCCACGAACAACTCGCCCCGGGCGGCCGAGGAGTACCTCACCGTGCGCGGTCTGAGCGAGTGCTTCGCCCCCCACATCCACGGCCGTGCCCCGGACCTCGACCTCCTCAAGCCCGACCCGGACTGTGTGCTGCGAGCGCTGGACTCCCTCGGTGCGACCCCGGCAGGCACCCTGATGATCGGAGACACCCCCTCGGACCTGTTGGCGGCCCGCGCCGCGGGCGTCAGCTTCCTCGGCTACGCCCAGGGCGCCGGCCGTGCGGAACGACTCCGCGCGGCCGGCGCCGCGGTGATCGTGGACTCACTGGAACCGCTGCTCGCGATCGTCCGGCGTCGCCGCGCACCCTAG
- a CDS encoding phosphotransferase, whose product MGEPMSAARRRAIALSRDENRVEGPIEGHHHETYVIPLPPEVAGALGVDGTVRWKCREPKPGLLWFDRRCFASEERLIGELRGRVGGVPEIVEVEGVPLQRFVEGVTLGTRYGREGWLPWEVVGQLLRLFTELVAIRPVDLDLERNCHPADRPRDGDTAGFLRGLIRFVETRVYQDNESEYGDLFEGLGVTDGSLRRLRDGAEGLRQRPFCLLHGDLHRENLVLDAHRTLWTIDWELAIAGDPLYDLATHLHLAGYPDRQAAAVARDWARRVERVRPGASRGWRHDLKLLLAFKEAQSVFTDIIRSALTVRGPAPDTGSGAERARLEETAGRLHRVMLRGAGPLGLGSVPEPWQIADALQAWCKRRSQLPSSSP is encoded by the coding sequence ATGGGCGAACCGATGTCCGCCGCACGTCGGCGAGCCATCGCCCTGAGCCGTGACGAAAACCGGGTCGAGGGGCCGATCGAGGGCCATCACCACGAGACGTATGTGATCCCCTTGCCGCCCGAGGTGGCCGGGGCCCTCGGTGTGGACGGCACGGTGCGCTGGAAGTGCCGTGAGCCCAAGCCGGGACTCCTCTGGTTCGACCGCAGGTGCTTCGCGTCCGAGGAGCGGTTGATCGGGGAGCTCCGCGGACGGGTGGGCGGCGTGCCCGAGATCGTCGAGGTCGAGGGCGTGCCGCTGCAGCGATTCGTGGAGGGCGTCACACTCGGCACGCGGTACGGGCGCGAGGGGTGGCTGCCCTGGGAGGTCGTCGGGCAACTCCTCCGGCTGTTCACCGAGTTGGTGGCGATCCGGCCGGTCGACCTGGATCTCGAACGGAACTGCCATCCGGCCGACCGGCCTCGGGACGGAGACACCGCGGGCTTTCTGCGAGGGCTGATCCGGTTCGTCGAAACCCGGGTCTACCAGGACAACGAGTCGGAGTACGGGGACCTGTTCGAGGGCCTGGGCGTCACGGACGGCTCCCTGCGTCGGCTCCGGGACGGCGCCGAAGGGCTGCGTCAGCGCCCCTTCTGCCTCCTGCACGGGGATCTCCACCGGGAGAACCTCGTCCTGGACGCCCATCGGACGCTCTGGACGATCGACTGGGAGCTCGCGATCGCCGGTGATCCCCTCTACGACCTGGCCACCCATCTCCATCTGGCCGGCTACCCGGACCGGCAGGCCGCGGCGGTCGCCCGGGACTGGGCGCGCCGGGTGGAGCGGGTTCGGCCGGGTGCCTCACGGGGGTGGCGGCACGACCTGAAGCTGCTGTTGGCCTTCAAGGAGGCCCAGTCGGTGTTCACGGACATCATCCGATCCGCACTGACCGTGCGCGGCCCGGCCCCCGACACCGGCTCCGGGGCCGAGAGGGCGCGGCTGGAGGAGACGGCAGGGCGCCTGCACCGGGTCATGCTGCGCGGCGCCGGTCCGCTCGGGCTGGGCTCCGTGCCCGAGCCGTGGCAGATCGCCGACGCCTTGCAGGCCTGGTGCAAGCGCCGCTCTCAGCTCCCCTCGTCTTCCCCTTGA
- a CDS encoding nitroreductase/quinone reductase family protein, whose product MPNDFNQQVIDEFRANRGRVGGCFEGARLLLLTTTGARSGAPHTTPVGYLADGGERVLVVASAGGSPKHPDWYHNILANPRLTVEDGVFTYEAHAVVLDGEERDRAFARAAEADPGWAEYQARTERVIPVVALESVENGPPNMGTTSMGEAIKAVHDAFRRELSLIRDEIATSGPRLGAQLRINCLTLCQGLHNHHTGEDTALFPFLAGRHEELAPVMDRLREEHGRIAALLDELRRAVTADDTEPALVQAEVGRLTEDL is encoded by the coding sequence ATGCCGAACGATTTCAATCAGCAGGTCATCGATGAGTTCCGCGCCAACCGCGGCCGCGTCGGAGGCTGTTTCGAGGGAGCCCGGCTGCTCCTTCTCACGACCACCGGGGCACGATCCGGCGCACCGCACACCACTCCCGTCGGCTACCTCGCCGACGGCGGCGAACGCGTGCTCGTCGTCGCCTCCGCCGGCGGCTCGCCCAAGCACCCCGACTGGTACCACAACATCCTCGCGAACCCCCGGCTCACCGTCGAGGACGGCGTCTTCACCTACGAGGCCCACGCCGTGGTGCTCGACGGAGAGGAGCGCGACCGCGCCTTCGCCCGCGCCGCGGAGGCGGATCCCGGCTGGGCCGAGTACCAGGCCAGGACCGAGCGCGTGATCCCGGTGGTCGCGCTCGAGTCGGTCGAGAACGGCCCGCCGAACATGGGCACCACGTCCATGGGCGAGGCCATCAAGGCGGTCCACGACGCCTTCCGGCGCGAACTCTCCCTCATCCGGGACGAGATCGCCACGTCCGGTCCCAGGCTCGGCGCTCAGCTCCGGATCAACTGCCTGACCCTCTGCCAGGGCCTGCACAACCACCACACCGGCGAGGACACCGCCCTCTTCCCCTTCCTCGCCGGCCGGCACGAGGAACTCGCACCGGTCATGGACCGGCTGCGCGAGGAGCACGGGAGGATCGCGGCACTCCTGGACGAACTGCGCCGCGCCGTCACGGCGGACGACACCGAGCCCGCACTCGTTCAGGCCGAAGTCGGACGGCTCACCGAGGATCTCTAG